A part of Paenarthrobacter sp. A20 genomic DNA contains:
- a CDS encoding aldo/keto reductase: MSLNELRTLGRTGALISPLTLGTLNFGTGAAPTGPAESIRIIKAALDAGITSVDTADIYSQGEAETVVGQAIHGRRDDVFLATKFHGQMGSNPAHAGNSRRWIVRAVEDSLRRLNTDRIDLYQAHRPDYNTDLLETITALNDLIRQGKILYYGTSVFSPAQLVEAQWIANTNHLTPPVVDQVPYSLLVRANERDVFPITQQYGVGVLSYGPLDGGWLAGGYRVGAGQPESSRSAAVPGRFDVNAPFNQGKLHAVDALSQLAARHGLTLIQLAVGFALNHPAVTSVVIGPRTEDHLTDYLKAADVVLSEAILDEIDDIVAPAVNFLERDAGTVAPHLEYPELRRR, from the coding sequence ATGAGCCTCAACGAGCTACGAACGCTTGGACGCACTGGCGCCCTGATCAGCCCCCTCACGCTGGGCACCCTCAATTTCGGCACCGGCGCCGCACCCACGGGGCCCGCCGAGAGCATCCGCATCATCAAAGCAGCGCTCGACGCCGGTATCACCAGCGTGGACACCGCGGACATCTACTCCCAGGGCGAGGCCGAGACCGTGGTTGGCCAGGCTATCCACGGCCGGCGCGATGACGTTTTCCTCGCCACCAAGTTCCACGGCCAAATGGGTTCCAACCCGGCGCACGCCGGCAATTCCCGCCGGTGGATCGTCCGGGCTGTGGAGGACAGCTTGCGGCGCCTGAACACAGACCGGATCGACCTCTACCAGGCGCACCGTCCGGACTACAACACCGATCTTCTTGAGACCATCACCGCCCTGAACGATCTCATCCGGCAGGGCAAGATCCTGTACTACGGCACGTCCGTGTTCAGCCCGGCCCAGCTTGTTGAGGCGCAGTGGATCGCCAACACCAACCACCTGACCCCGCCGGTAGTTGACCAGGTACCTTATTCCCTTCTGGTGCGCGCCAACGAACGCGACGTTTTCCCCATCACCCAGCAGTACGGCGTCGGGGTTCTGAGTTACGGACCGCTCGACGGCGGGTGGCTGGCCGGTGGCTACCGCGTCGGCGCCGGCCAGCCTGAAAGCTCTCGATCGGCTGCCGTTCCGGGGCGTTTCGATGTCAACGCGCCCTTCAACCAGGGCAAGCTGCACGCGGTCGACGCCTTGTCACAGTTGGCGGCCCGCCACGGGTTGACCCTCATTCAGCTGGCTGTGGGCTTCGCCCTGAACCACCCGGCGGTGACCAGCGTGGTCATCGGGCCACGCACCGAAGACCACCTGACTGACTACCTGAAGGCCGCAGACGTGGTGCTGAGCGAGGCCATCCTCGACGAAATCGACGACATCGTTGCCCCGGCTGTGAACTTCCTCGAGCGCGACGCCGGCACCGTGGCACCCCACCTTGAGTACCCGGAATTACGACGCCGGTAG
- a CDS encoding flavin reductase family protein, protein MTQTTVEETAAIKAAFAQFPSGVAAFSAMVDFTPEALVASSFTVGVSLEPPLVMFAVQNSSTTWPKLRQAQRLGVSVLAEGQEGAALQLASKTRDRFAGLDTSVSDSGAVLIDGAVLGFECEVVSETPAGDHAIVVLEVKATTINLESKPLIYHGASFRQLAA, encoded by the coding sequence ATGACACAGACCACAGTGGAAGAAACGGCAGCCATCAAGGCTGCATTTGCGCAGTTCCCGTCCGGAGTCGCAGCGTTCAGCGCGATGGTGGATTTCACGCCGGAAGCTTTGGTGGCATCGTCCTTCACAGTGGGCGTTTCATTGGAACCGCCGTTGGTGATGTTCGCCGTGCAGAACTCCTCCACCACCTGGCCGAAGCTCCGCCAGGCTCAACGATTGGGTGTCTCGGTCCTTGCCGAGGGCCAGGAAGGTGCCGCGCTGCAGCTGGCCTCCAAAACGAGGGACCGGTTCGCGGGGCTGGACACGAGCGTCAGCGACTCAGGCGCGGTCCTGATCGATGGCGCCGTGCTGGGCTTTGAATGCGAAGTTGTCTCGGAGACGCCTGCAGGGGACCACGCGATCGTGGTCCTGGAGGTCAAAGCGACCACCATCAACCTCGAATCCAAGCCGCTCATCTACCACGGCGCGTCGTTCCGGCAGTTGGCCGCGTAG